A DNA window from Oceanispirochaeta sp. M1 contains the following coding sequences:
- a CDS encoding ABC transporter permease — protein sequence MITGFLQILSADLIVASLGMATPLIFGSISGTFSERAGVINLGIEGMMLMGAFGAAMVSLITGNPWLGVLFGGLLGAVMGIIHAVMCIQFRANQSVVGVGINIMAAGVPAIILQFYWGNPGRTPLVASIKNITVPIISRIPIIGPIFGHLNPLTYIALLLVVLSHYIIFHTPFGLRMRAVGHHPKAVDTVGVNVFKIRYISVISSGFLAGLGGGYLSVAQLSMFCNGMTAGRGFIALAAMIFGKRTPFGCLAAALLFGFSDALQMTLQARGVPIASDFLLMTPYILTMITLAGFVGKTIDPAANGKPYIKG from the coding sequence ATGATTACAGGTTTTTTACAGATACTATCGGCAGATCTTATTGTCGCCTCTTTAGGCATGGCTACTCCTCTTATCTTCGGTTCTATCAGCGGGACATTCTCCGAGCGGGCTGGAGTCATAAACTTGGGAATCGAAGGGATGATGCTGATGGGAGCATTTGGTGCCGCGATGGTTTCTCTAATTACAGGGAATCCATGGCTGGGCGTTCTCTTTGGCGGGCTTCTTGGTGCTGTAATGGGTATTATTCATGCTGTCATGTGTATTCAATTCAGGGCTAATCAATCAGTCGTGGGTGTTGGTATAAACATCATGGCTGCTGGTGTTCCGGCGATTATTCTGCAATTTTATTGGGGAAATCCCGGTCGAACACCTTTGGTCGCTTCAATCAAAAATATCACCGTTCCGATTATAAGCAGGATACCGATCATCGGTCCTATCTTCGGACATCTAAATCCACTGACCTATATTGCCCTGTTATTGGTAGTCCTATCACATTACATCATTTTTCATACACCTTTTGGGCTTCGGATGCGCGCGGTAGGTCATCATCCTAAAGCGGTGGACACTGTTGGGGTGAATGTATTTAAGATCCGATATATAAGTGTCATAAGCAGTGGTTTTCTGGCAGGTCTGGGTGGAGGATATCTATCTGTTGCCCAACTGTCCATGTTCTGTAATGGAATGACTGCAGGTAGAGGGTTCATCGCTCTTGCTGCCATGATCTTCGGAAAAAGGACTCCCTTCGGTTGTCTGGCTGCGGCCTTGCTGTTTGGATTCTCCGATGCACTCCAGATGACATTACAGGCTCGAGGCGTACCTATCGCCAGTGATTTTCTTCTCATGACTCCATATATTCTCACAATGATTACCTTAGCGGGATTTGTCGGAAAGACTATAGATCCTGCCGCGAATGGTAAACCATATATTAAAGGTTAA
- a CDS encoding molybdopterin cofactor-binding domain-containing protein, with translation MNIDSIQLYVNEIQTVFTGSLSRTLLEFLRDDMGLMGTKNGCGVGHCGACTVLVDGVAKRACLVKMSRVDGVHVETIEGLAKNGVLHPLQISFVNCGAIQCGFCTPGMIISAKGLIDRNPNPTTEDIKKALKHNICRCTGYTKIFDAIFMAAKALREGTTLSLATERKGLGTPVIRQDAVDKAMGKGIYTEDLPEEGALYGELVLSTCAHGEIISIDTGKAKAIEGVVSVLTGEDIPGPNLIGIISKKQPILATDKVRYMGDAVAMILAESKEIAQRAAKLVEVVYHELPVILDMCKSKGNKSVSIHDTGNVLSELHITRGNIEQGFREADVIVEETITVPAIEHAYLEPDAVYATPHEDGSLTISTQSQSSFSYRDEIAENLELPVDKVRVITRMTGGAFGGREEPTIQVHAALGAMITGRPVHMVMSREDVMLRTIKRHGEILHYSYGAKANGKITAFKADIIADTGAYPSAGEAVILRSVLFAPGPYEIPNAEISGCAVYTNKTPAGAMRGFGSNQPAIASEILMDMLAEKLKMDPLDLRIINGLDTGKQTVGGQVLGESVGLIPSLKIMQQRLKDEQITLDDGRILGLGIASAMKNVGLGSGMNDAAGAIAELCGDHLLLRIASVDSGQGSDTMARQIAAEVMNLNPYDIELITNDTAETIDGGVTTASRQTFVTGNAVRSAVQKLKEKMLELVSGKSGLDIDQLDCVGGLVISRDTVPSDKWVSSFQDLYKEFGNMAVTHIYTAPETVPVSENTDNCERSDAPYRLHFSYCFGTQAAFVAVSPESGSVEVLKVIAVHDAGKVINTHGAQGQIEGGIMMGLGYALSEEFLMDEKGVITNTFKKIGVPTIDMTPIIETVTIDNELSIGPFGAKGMGELPMIPTTPAIINAIYNAVGVRIRDLPAKPERVRQALAELAQRNITK, from the coding sequence ATGAATATTGATAGCATCCAATTATATGTCAATGAGATACAGACAGTATTTACAGGATCTTTATCCAGAACGCTGCTTGAGTTTCTCAGAGATGATATGGGACTTATGGGTACCAAAAACGGTTGTGGGGTCGGACATTGTGGGGCATGTACGGTTTTAGTCGACGGTGTCGCAAAACGGGCATGTTTGGTCAAGATGTCACGGGTCGATGGTGTTCATGTGGAGACAATCGAAGGACTCGCAAAGAATGGGGTCCTTCATCCGCTTCAGATCTCTTTTGTCAACTGTGGAGCCATTCAGTGCGGGTTTTGTACCCCCGGTATGATCATCTCAGCAAAAGGATTGATAGACAGGAATCCGAACCCCACTACTGAGGATATAAAGAAGGCGTTAAAACATAATATTTGTCGTTGTACCGGTTATACAAAGATCTTCGATGCCATATTTATGGCTGCTAAGGCATTAAGAGAGGGGACGACTCTTTCACTTGCCACTGAACGAAAAGGTCTTGGTACTCCAGTTATTCGGCAGGATGCAGTGGACAAGGCAATGGGTAAGGGGATCTATACAGAGGATCTTCCTGAAGAGGGCGCCCTATATGGAGAACTTGTATTAAGCACTTGTGCTCATGGAGAGATCATTTCTATTGATACTGGAAAAGCAAAGGCCATAGAAGGTGTCGTTTCTGTATTGACCGGTGAAGATATTCCCGGACCTAACCTTATTGGGATAATCTCTAAAAAGCAACCGATACTGGCAACCGATAAGGTCCGATACATGGGTGATGCAGTAGCCATGATCCTGGCTGAATCTAAAGAGATAGCCCAGAGAGCCGCAAAATTGGTAGAAGTTGTCTATCATGAACTTCCTGTTATTCTGGATATGTGCAAATCCAAAGGGAACAAGTCTGTATCTATCCATGATACAGGTAATGTTCTGTCAGAATTACATATTACCCGCGGTAATATAGAACAGGGTTTTAGAGAGGCTGATGTCATTGTTGAAGAGACCATAACTGTTCCGGCGATAGAGCATGCATATCTTGAACCTGATGCTGTTTATGCAACTCCCCATGAAGATGGATCATTGACTATAAGCACCCAGTCACAGAGTTCATTCAGTTATCGGGATGAGATAGCTGAGAATCTAGAGCTTCCTGTAGATAAGGTCCGTGTTATCACTCGTATGACCGGAGGGGCTTTTGGAGGAAGAGAAGAACCTACGATCCAGGTCCATGCAGCTCTTGGTGCAATGATTACCGGGCGGCCCGTTCATATGGTTATGAGCCGTGAAGATGTGATGCTGCGGACAATCAAACGACATGGGGAAATCCTGCACTATAGCTATGGTGCAAAGGCGAATGGGAAAATCACAGCATTTAAAGCAGATATCATTGCAGACACAGGTGCATATCCTTCTGCAGGAGAGGCTGTCATTCTGCGATCGGTACTTTTTGCACCGGGACCTTATGAAATACCAAATGCAGAAATTTCCGGGTGTGCAGTATATACGAACAAAACGCCTGCAGGAGCTATGCGGGGATTCGGTAGTAACCAGCCTGCCATAGCCTCTGAGATCCTTATGGATATGCTTGCAGAGAAATTGAAGATGGATCCCCTTGATCTGAGAATTATCAATGGTCTTGATACTGGGAAACAGACGGTCGGGGGACAAGTACTTGGTGAGAGTGTGGGGTTGATACCATCCCTCAAGATAATGCAGCAGCGATTGAAAGATGAGCAGATTACCCTGGATGATGGCCGAATCCTTGGCCTTGGAATCGCCAGTGCTATGAAGAATGTCGGTCTGGGTTCCGGGATGAATGATGCCGCTGGAGCTATCGCAGAGCTCTGTGGTGATCACCTGCTGTTAAGAATAGCAAGTGTCGATAGCGGTCAAGGCTCTGATACTATGGCCAGACAAATAGCTGCAGAAGTCATGAATTTAAATCCTTATGATATCGAATTGATTACCAATGATACGGCAGAAACTATTGATGGTGGTGTCACGACCGCTTCCAGGCAGACCTTTGTGACGGGTAATGCTGTAAGGAGTGCTGTTCAGAAACTTAAAGAGAAGATGCTGGAGCTTGTATCTGGTAAAAGTGGTCTTGATATTGATCAACTGGATTGTGTGGGCGGTTTAGTCATCTCCAGAGATACAGTTCCCTCTGATAAGTGGGTCAGCTCTTTTCAAGATCTTTACAAAGAGTTTGGAAACATGGCTGTGACACATATATATACTGCTCCGGAGACTGTTCCAGTCTCGGAGAATACTGATAATTGTGAGCGCAGTGATGCACCGTATAGACTCCATTTCTCTTACTGTTTTGGTACTCAAGCTGCTTTTGTTGCAGTGTCACCTGAATCCGGATCTGTAGAGGTTCTGAAGGTTATTGCCGTTCATGATGCAGGAAAAGTGATAAACACCCATGGGGCACAGGGTCAGATAGAGGGTGGAATCATGATGGGGCTCGGGTACGCTTTAAGTGAAGAGTTCCTTATGGATGAAAAGGGCGTTATAACTAATACATTTAAAAAGATTGGGGTCCCTACTATTGATATGACTCCAATTATCGAGACAGTCACGATTGACAATGAGCTCTCGATTGGACCATTCGGTGCTAAAGGAATGGGAGAGCTGCCAATGATACCAACAACGCCGGCCATTATAAATGCAATTTACAATGCAGTTGGTGTGCGAATACGGGATCTTCCGGCAAAACCTGAAAGAGTAAGACAAGCTTTAGCTGAACTTGCTCAGCGTAACATAACGAAGTGA
- a CDS encoding YgeY family selenium metabolism-linked hydrolase, with product MNNQKRDRLIELCVKLIQTPSVTGKEKDITDLLSREMKVLGFDEVKIDGIGNIIGKISGTGGGRKVLFDGHLDTVSIANRNSWTKEPFGAEIEDGKIYGRGASDMKGALAAMIMAAVSVKENGGVSGDIYVSGTVFEEVAEGYSLASVIKLVSPDVVIIGEATELNLNIGQRGRAELLIKTKGVPAHSSNPEIGVNAVYHMMNLISEITALPEVSCPHLGKGNLVLTDIISSPYPGASVIPEECIATFDRRLITGENPESVLQPILDIIERIKASDSTFKAEATIASMIVETYTRHSGVHKRFAPAWLMDRDHEFVKLSLEALRKSGKTQTEVGTYSFCTNGSCSAGISNIPTLGFGPSREDQAHVIDEYILIDELEQACDGYVAIAKSLAV from the coding sequence ATGAATAATCAGAAAAGGGATCGTTTGATTGAATTGTGTGTAAAGTTGATCCAGACCCCGAGTGTGACCGGAAAAGAGAAGGATATTACCGATCTGCTGAGCAGAGAAATGAAGGTTCTGGGTTTTGACGAAGTCAAGATCGATGGTATAGGAAATATTATTGGAAAGATCTCAGGGACTGGAGGGGGAAGAAAAGTTCTCTTTGATGGTCATCTGGATACTGTTTCAATTGCAAATAGAAATTCCTGGACCAAGGAACCATTCGGAGCAGAGATAGAGGATGGAAAGATTTATGGGAGGGGTGCTTCTGACATGAAGGGTGCTTTAGCCGCAATGATCATGGCTGCAGTGTCAGTCAAGGAGAACGGTGGTGTGAGTGGAGATATCTATGTCTCCGGGACTGTTTTTGAAGAGGTTGCAGAGGGCTATTCTCTAGCTTCTGTAATCAAACTGGTCTCTCCCGATGTTGTTATTATAGGTGAAGCTACCGAATTGAATCTGAACATCGGTCAACGAGGCAGGGCCGAGTTGCTGATTAAGACAAAAGGAGTTCCTGCACACTCATCCAATCCGGAGATCGGGGTTAATGCTGTCTATCATATGATGAACCTGATCTCTGAGATAACAGCTTTACCAGAGGTCTCGTGTCCTCATCTGGGAAAAGGGAATCTTGTCTTGACCGATATTATTTCTTCACCATATCCGGGAGCATCTGTGATACCAGAGGAATGTATTGCAACATTCGATCGAAGACTTATTACAGGTGAGAATCCAGAAAGCGTGCTGCAGCCTATTCTTGATATTATTGAGAGAATTAAGGCCTCTGATTCAACATTCAAAGCCGAGGCAACTATAGCCAGCATGATTGTTGAGACCTATACAAGGCATTCAGGAGTGCATAAACGTTTTGCTCCGGCATGGTTGATGGATAGAGATCATGAATTTGTGAAGCTCTCTCTTGAGGCCCTTCGTAAGTCAGGAAAAACTCAGACCGAAGTCGGAACCTACTCATTCTGCACCAATGGAAGCTGCTCTGCCGGTATCTCCAATATCCCTACTCTTGGATTTGGTCCAAGCAGAGAAGATCAAGCTCATGTTATAGATGAGTATATCCTTATTGATGAATTGGAACAGGCTTGTGATGGGTATGTAGCCATTGCAAAAAGTTTAGCCGTATAG
- a CDS encoding amidohydrolase family protein gives MNMVIVNGNVVLDDTVEQVDILVEEGLIKAIQPEIDISEYSSQIRIIDASGCIVFPGFIDAHTHYGLGEGDEATADDFFSGSLAAVFGGVTTFIDFSDQIKGMTLLEGAEQRIKEASDSVIDFALHQCVYWMHDRIPIEMDELCKAGVRVIKLFTTYKQFGCYFDPKDWPQLFMNCNEREMLITMHAEDDVVIEQLSGKYASEEDRLFPAFHALIRPAAAEYRAIIEAGQTAIEMNTPLYIVHVSSAMGLQAIRELRDAGAEIYAETTPHYLFLDESYLTGDDGALFTMTPPLRRVEDNRALLKALADGEIGIVATDHCSYTRKQKNMALDCRDIPSGVSGSEEASSLIYSFTVANSLIDLLRMKDLLSMNPAQVFGLYPGKGSLHIGTDADITIFSQEKRTVITAEIMHSRSDYTPYEGFSICGAPVITIARGSVVMENGTFCGQKGRGSFIPCKVSSLYKKRI, from the coding sequence ATGAATATGGTGATTGTAAATGGCAACGTGGTATTGGATGATACTGTAGAGCAAGTTGATATACTGGTCGAAGAGGGGCTTATAAAAGCTATACAACCAGAAATAGATATCTCTGAATATTCCTCTCAGATTAGGATCATCGATGCGAGTGGCTGCATTGTTTTTCCCGGTTTTATCGATGCCCATACACATTATGGACTGGGAGAGGGAGACGAAGCTACTGCAGACGATTTTTTTTCCGGTTCCCTGGCCGCTGTCTTCGGTGGTGTGACGACTTTTATTGATTTTTCGGATCAGATTAAGGGAATGACCCTGTTGGAAGGTGCTGAACAGCGCATCAAAGAAGCCTCCGATAGTGTCATAGACTTTGCGTTACATCAGTGTGTCTATTGGATGCATGATCGAATTCCCATTGAGATGGATGAACTTTGTAAAGCAGGTGTCCGTGTTATAAAACTGTTCACAACATATAAACAGTTTGGCTGCTATTTCGATCCTAAGGATTGGCCGCAGTTATTCATGAACTGTAATGAGAGAGAGATGCTCATAACTATGCATGCAGAGGATGATGTGGTTATAGAACAGCTCTCCGGGAAGTATGCTTCTGAAGAAGATAGGTTGTTTCCCGCCTTTCATGCACTTATAAGACCGGCAGCTGCTGAATATCGGGCTATCATAGAAGCTGGGCAAACAGCTATAGAAATGAATACGCCTCTCTATATTGTTCATGTCTCTTCTGCAATGGGATTACAGGCAATCCGTGAACTTCGGGATGCGGGGGCAGAGATTTATGCTGAGACGACTCCACACTACTTATTCCTTGATGAGTCGTATCTTACGGGCGATGATGGGGCACTCTTTACTATGACGCCTCCATTGCGGAGAGTTGAAGATAATAGAGCACTTCTTAAGGCCCTTGCTGATGGGGAGATAGGAATCGTAGCAACGGACCATTGCTCGTATACCAGGAAACAGAAGAACATGGCTCTTGATTGTAGAGATATTCCCTCAGGGGTTTCCGGAAGCGAGGAGGCATCATCTCTCATATATTCATTCACTGTTGCAAACAGTTTAATTGATTTATTGAGGATGAAGGATTTGTTATCTATGAATCCGGCTCAAGTCTTTGGGCTATACCCGGGAAAGGGGAGCCTTCACATTGGTACGGATGCTGATATAACAATTTTTTCACAAGAGAAGCGAACAGTTATAACAGCTGAAATTATGCATAGTCGATCAGATTATACTCCTTATGAAGGATTCTCTATATGCGGGGCTCCTGTAATAACGATTGCCAGGGGTTCAGTCGTGATGGAGAATGGTACATTTTGCGGTCAAAAGGGGAGGGGTTCTTTTATTCCCTGCAAGGTTTCATCGCTATATAAGAAAAGAATCTAG
- a CDS encoding sigma-54-dependent Fis family transcriptional regulator: MITGIGVALVDLKLIRIVATGRCNVNQFLNINGLIQKKVITQNTKIVIQNPKVDPECKSCVQKAFCKETLEVCMPVNLLEQPIGAMSFITFTKKDRTKILQNLEMYQELIDNFILLIENFLKKRLDRNALRKNEPVYRHKKITFENLIGNAQSYLHVIQKAKMVAPNDVSVMISGESGTGKEMLANAIHNASNRRDNSFVAINCGAIPENLIESELFGYVKGAFTGANNQGRIGKFEMANKGTIFLDEITEMPIYLQTKLLRVLQEQNIERLGSNTLVDLDVRVIAATNKDIKSMINEGIFRADLFYRLNVIPLDLPPLRERYDDIVPLMNYFMTKHSSFISNRMVQDFKVKKNVFEFLKGYTWPGNIRELENVIIHMLNMMDDEGNVTLESLPVYMLDENMNFQCFAFSTIENLEKNAIIKAMDFYGEDTEGKNAAAESLGIGLTTLYRKMKKYNLCLDT, from the coding sequence ATGATAACAGGAATAGGTGTGGCTCTTGTAGACCTGAAGCTTATTCGAATAGTAGCCACCGGTCGATGCAATGTGAACCAATTTCTCAATATAAATGGTCTTATACAAAAAAAAGTCATAACCCAAAACACAAAAATTGTCATACAGAATCCTAAAGTCGATCCAGAGTGTAAATCATGTGTACAAAAAGCCTTCTGTAAAGAGACATTGGAAGTCTGCATGCCTGTAAATCTGTTAGAACAGCCTATAGGGGCCATGAGTTTCATCACATTTACAAAAAAAGACAGAACAAAGATATTGCAGAATTTAGAGATGTATCAGGAACTTATCGATAACTTCATCCTCCTGATCGAAAACTTTCTGAAGAAACGTCTGGATCGAAATGCATTACGGAAGAATGAACCTGTTTACAGGCATAAAAAAATTACTTTTGAAAATCTGATTGGAAATGCACAATCCTATTTACATGTTATACAAAAAGCAAAGATGGTAGCTCCAAACGATGTCTCTGTCATGATCTCAGGAGAAAGCGGAACAGGAAAGGAAATGTTGGCAAATGCGATACACAATGCAAGTAATCGTCGTGACAACTCTTTTGTTGCAATAAACTGTGGTGCGATCCCCGAAAATCTTATAGAGTCCGAACTCTTCGGCTATGTTAAAGGAGCCTTTACTGGTGCAAACAATCAGGGCCGTATCGGGAAGTTTGAGATGGCCAACAAAGGGACTATCTTTCTTGATGAGATAACAGAGATGCCCATCTACCTACAGACAAAACTATTACGTGTTCTTCAAGAACAAAATATAGAAAGACTTGGCAGCAATACATTGGTAGACCTGGACGTACGAGTTATTGCTGCAACTAATAAAGATATAAAAAGTATGATAAACGAAGGAATATTCAGAGCCGACCTGTTCTACAGGCTTAATGTAATCCCATTAGATCTACCTCCCTTGAGAGAACGCTACGATGACATAGTACCACTAATGAACTACTTCATGACAAAGCACTCATCTTTCATTTCGAACCGTATGGTGCAGGATTTTAAAGTTAAAAAAAATGTTTTCGAATTCCTTAAAGGCTATACATGGCCGGGGAATATAAGAGAATTGGAAAATGTCATAATTCATATGCTCAATATGATGGATGATGAAGGAAATGTGACCCTGGAGTCTCTTCCGGTATATATGCTGGATGAAAACATGAATTTTCAGTGTTTCGCATTCTCCACCATAGAGAATCTGGAGAAGAATGCCATAATTAAGGCCATGGACTTCTATGGTGAGGATACAGAGGGAAAGAATGCGGCTGCAGAAAGCCTTGGTATTGGGCTTACCACCCTGTACCGCAAGATGAAAAAGTACAATCTTTGTCTAGACACATAG